AGGATTCTTTGATTCTGTAGGAATGCATGTTGGTGTGTGGGATATGGCGCTTTGGGGAATTCCTACGGCAATCTCAGCTTTTATTGTAAGTTGGATTCGTTTTAAACAATTCGATAAGTATATTGAAAAAACGATGAAAAAAGAAGAAAGCCAACAAAAGGAGGCGATATAGGATGAATATTATTACACTTGATACAATCTATTATTTATTAGGTATTATTGTTGCCTTTGTCGCGATTCGTGTCGCTTTTGATCGTCAACATCCAAATCGCTTTGGTTCTAGTTTATTTTGGGCATTATTTTCTATTACATTTTTATTTGGAAATATGATTCCATCATTTTATATCGGTTGTATTGTATTAGCAATGGTCATTTTAGCATCATTGAATAAAGTAACGAAGTCCAATGAAAAAGAAGCACCTACTGAAGAACGAGTGAAACATGCAGAAAAACTGAGAAATAAAATTTTTATGCCCGCTATTTTAATTCCTATTTTTACGATTATTGGTACTTTAACTTTAGGAAAGCTAAAGTTTGGAAATGTATTTCTTGTTGATCCTGAGAAAGTCACATTAATTGCATTAGCTCTTGGGGCATTGCTTGCTTTTGTAGCAGCAATGGGAATCACAAAAGCAAAAATAACAGCGCCTGTACAAGAGGGAAGCAGATTATTACAAGCTGTCGGCTGGGCAGTTATTTTACCACAAATGTTAGCTGCGCTTGGCGGTATTTTTGCAAAGTCTGGTGTGGGTCAAGTTGTCTCGGATTTAGTAGGACAAGTATTGCCAACAGAGTATCCATTCGTTGCTGTTATGGCATATTGTTTAGGTATGATGTTGTTTACAGTTGTAATGGGGAATGCCTTTGCCGCATTTGCTGTTATTACAGGAGGAATTGGTTTACCGCTTATCGTTCAAATGCATGGTGGTAATCCAGCGATCATGGCCGCACTTGGAATGTTTGCAGGGTACTGCGGTACATTGATAACACCAATGGCTGCAAATTTTAATATTGTACCAGCGATGCTATTAGAATTAAAAGATAAAAATGCGGTAATTAAAGCCCAAGCACCAATTGCTATTACCATTTTTGTTATTAATATGTTCATCATGTATGGGCTCGTATATCGATTTTAGTAAGGAGTGGGAATGATGAAGACAGTATTGTTAACAGGGTTCGAACCTTTTGGTGGAGAGGAGATTAATCCTGCCTGGGAAGTTGTAAAGCAGCTTGATGGACAAAGCTTTGGAGATTACAAGATTGTTAGTAAACAAGTTCCAACTGTGTTTCATAAATCATTACAAGCGTTAAAGTCTTATATGGAAGAAATAGAACCGGAGCTTGTTATATGTATCGGGCAAGCAGGAGGACGTCCAGATATTACAGTGGAACGAGTTGCAATAAATGTAGATGATGCAAGAATCACTGACAATGAAGGAAACCAACCGGTTGATGTATCTATTGTAGAAGGGGGGCCCGTTGCGTATTGGTCTACACTTCCTATAAAAGCTACTGTAAAAAAACTTCGGGAAGAAGGAATACCTGCTTCTGTTTCTCAAACTGCAGGTACATTTGTTTGTAATCATCTCTTTTATGGACTTATGGACATTTTAGCAAAAAGTGAAAACGGGGCTCGTGGTGGTTTTATACATATTCCGTTTTTGCCAGAGCAAGCAAGTAAGCATCCTGGACAACCGAGTATGTCGCTTTCAACTATTACAACTGGAATTGAATTATTGGTACGGATCGCATTAGAGGTAGAAATGGATATTATAGAATGTGGCGGGACCACACACTAAACAAAAGTACAACACCTGCTATGGACAAATGTTATAATAAAGGAAGGATTATACATAGAGGTGAGAGCAATGCAGCAATATGAAGAAGTTCGTTCTGTTATAGAAAAAGCAAATAAGATAACGGTATTAACAGGTGCTGGTGCAAGTACAGAAAGTGGCATTCCTGATTTTCGCTCAGCCAATGGTTTATATGCAGATGCTAAAGTTGAAATGTACTTATCTAGAGGATATTATAACCGTAATCCAAAAGAATTTTGGAAGCATTACAAAGAAATATTTCAAATTAATACTTTCCATCAATACAAACCAAACCGTGGGCATCAATTTTTAGCAAGTATAGAAGAGCAAGGAAAAGATATTGTGGTGTTAACACAAAACATTGATGGTCTGCACCAATTAGGAGGGAGTAAGCATGTGATAGATTTGCATGGTACACTCCAAACGGCCCATTGTCCAAAATGCAAAACGAAATATGATTTGCAATATATGATAGACCATGAGGTACCACGATGTGAAACATGTAATTTTATTTTAAATCCAGATGTCGTTTTATATGGTGATACATTACCACAATATCAAAATGCAATACAGCGTTTATATGAAACGGATGTATTACTTGTTATGGGAACCTCATTAAAAGTGCAGCCGGTTGCATCGTTCCCGCAAATTGCAAAAAGAGAAGTAGGGACAACGACTATTTTAGTAAATGAAGAGTTAACGAGTCAAGAGTATTATTTTGATTATATCTTTCAGCAAAAAATCGGGCAGTTTGTAGATCGATTTTAAATGATGTAGGAAAACCGAGATAAGAGGTATTTATCTCGGTTTTTTGGAGTTTAAATTTTCTTAATTTTCTTTAAAAATACTATAAATTATATTATCTATGTGCTTTAATATTATTAATAGAGGAGATTTTTATATCCGGATGAGAAAGTATGGTTTAATTTTTGTTATTTATAAGATAAAGATACTTTAGACCATAGAAAGAGGAGAGCATAATGAAAAAGAAAGAACAGAAAAAGAAAGAACAGAAAAAGAAACGGAAAAAGAAAACCCATATTCCTTTCCGATTAAATGTGTTGTTTTTCTTTGTATTTCTTATGTTTTCAACTGTTATTGTTCAATTAGGTAAGGTTCAAATTATTGATGGTGAGACTTATAAAAATGAGGTGGAAAAAAAGGGAGATTTAACGGTTAGTACTCCCGTTCCACGTGGGAAAATTTTTGATCGAGAAGGCCACTCGATTGTTGACAATAAACCATTACGGACAATTACATATACAAAAATGAAAGGTGTTAATTCAGAAGAGATTTTAAATACGGCAAGACAACTTGCGAAGATGATTGAAATGCCGCAGGAGGCTATAAATAAGTTAACCGAGGTAGATAAGAAAGATTTTTGGATGCAATTACATAAGAAACGTGCAGCAGAAAAGGTTACAAAGGAGGATGAAAATAAATTAAGAGTAAAAAAAATAGAGGGAAAAGAATTAGATAAAAAGGTGGAAGAAATTAGACGTGAGCGAATTACAGCGGAAGAGTTAAATGAACTTACCCCACAAGATATAGAAGTATTAGCTATTAAAAGTAAAATGAATGCAGGATATAATATGACTCCTAAAATAATAAAAAAAGATGTAAAACCAGAAGAATATGCAGTAATTAGTGAAAATTTAGCAAATCTTCCAGGTGTGGATACGACCGTAGATTGGGAACGTGAGTATCCATATGATAAAATACTTCGTTCAGTACTTGGAAACGTTTCAAGTGCTGATGAAGGACTACCGAAAGAGCAATTAGATTATTATTTAGTTCGTGATTATAACCGCAATGATCGGGTTGGAAAGAGTTATATTGAAAAGCAATACGAAGACGCCCTACATGGTATGAAAGCGCAATCGAAAAATATTACAGATAAAGAAGGGAAAATACTTCGTACTGAACAAATTACGAAAGGGAGAAGTGGCAATAATTTAATGCTAACAATTGATATGGAATTGCAAAAGAAAGTTGAGGAAAGCATTGAAAAAAACTTAATGGCGTTCAAAGCTGTAGAACCAATGTTGGATCGTGCCTTTGTGGTAATGATGAATCCTAAAAACGGACAACTTTTGTCAATTTCAGGAAAGAAACTAGTAAATAAAGATGGAAATATTCAAGTAGAGGATTATGCCCTTGGTACAATGACAAGTTCATATGAATTAGGTTCAACAGTCAAGGGAGCTACGCTACTAACAGGTTATCAAACGGGTGCGATCAAACCATTTACTCATTTTTACGATGCACCGATGACATTTAAAGGGACAACAAAAGCAAAGAAATCATGGAAAGATTTTGGTGATATTGATGATGTCAGAGCTTTACAAGTATCTTCTAACGTATATATGTTTAACACAGCTTTAAAGATTGCGGGGATTGATTACGTACCGAATAGTCCGTTAAATGTGAAACAAGAAGTTTTTAATAAAATGCGTTATCATTTTGGGCAATTTGGTTTAGGCATTCCAACGGGGATTGATTTACCCAATGAGACTGCGGGACAACGTGGAAGAAAAGATAATACACCAGGATTCTTACTTGATTATTCAATCGGTCAATATGATACGTATACACCGCTTCAGCTTGCGCAATATATTTCGACGATTGCGAATGGTGGTTATCGTATGAAACCACAAATTGTACAAGAAATTAGAGAGCAACCGAATAAAGCTGAGGATATAGGTAAGGTAGTTCAATCAATGGAACCGGTCATCTTAAATCGTGTAGACATGGACATATCCTATATTAATCAAGTGAAAGAAGGATTTAAGAAAGTGTTTCAAGAAGGCGATGGAACCGGTGTAGCACACTTTCAAAATCTACCGTATAAGCCTGCTGGAAAAACAGGAACAGCAGAAACAGTGTATGGTGGTGATAGTAATATAGGTAAGGATGAAAATGGAGATAGAAAAAAGTGTTATAATTTAACCTTAGCTGGTTACGCACCTTATGACTCTGATCCAGAAGTGGCATTTTCTGTTGTTGTACCATGGGTAAACGATGATAAATCAGGGATTAATTCTAAAATTGGAAGAGAAATTTTAGACGCATATTTTGATTTGAAAGTGAAAAGAGTGGGTGGAAATCCAGTGCCTATGGAACAGCCGAATAAACAGCAATAAAAGATTTTTACATTTACATAGAATAACAGGACAGTGAGGCATTTTAGGGGATGAAGGAAAGTCATGGAGCAGATTACTAGAAAAGAGTGGGACAAACTTATTTTGCTTGTATTCGTTATAATTGTTATGATTCAGTCTTTTACATTGTGTAAAGTAGAATTTGTGTATTATCCTTTTTCTAAAGCTAAGATCTTAGAATAACAATTCATCCGAAAAAGAGTCCTAAAAGGTAATGGAGCATACCTGTTAGGACTCTTTTATTATGATATTCTTACCGTTTTAATAAAAAAACGGTGTTGTTTCACATCAAAATACCCTTTTTGT
This sequence is a window from Bacillus pseudomycoides DSM 12442. Protein-coding genes within it:
- a CDS encoding DUF979 domain-containing protein, giving the protein MNIITLDTIYYLLGIIVAFVAIRVAFDRQHPNRFGSSLFWALFSITFLFGNMIPSFYIGCIVLAMVILASLNKVTKSNEKEAPTEERVKHAEKLRNKIFMPAILIPIFTIIGTLTLGKLKFGNVFLVDPEKVTLIALALGALLAFVAAMGITKAKITAPVQEGSRLLQAVGWAVILPQMLAALGGIFAKSGVGQVVSDLVGQVLPTEYPFVAVMAYCLGMMLFTVVMGNAFAAFAVITGGIGLPLIVQMHGGNPAIMAALGMFAGYCGTLITPMAANFNIVPAMLLELKDKNAVIKAQAPIAITIFVINMFIMYGLVYRF
- a CDS encoding peptidoglycan D,D-transpeptidase FtsI family protein; translation: MKKKEQKKKEQKKKRKKKTHIPFRLNVLFFFVFLMFSTVIVQLGKVQIIDGETYKNEVEKKGDLTVSTPVPRGKIFDREGHSIVDNKPLRTITYTKMKGVNSEEILNTARQLAKMIEMPQEAINKLTEVDKKDFWMQLHKKRAAEKVTKEDENKLRVKKIEGKELDKKVEEIRRERITAEELNELTPQDIEVLAIKSKMNAGYNMTPKIIKKDVKPEEYAVISENLANLPGVDTTVDWEREYPYDKILRSVLGNVSSADEGLPKEQLDYYLVRDYNRNDRVGKSYIEKQYEDALHGMKAQSKNITDKEGKILRTEQITKGRSGNNLMLTIDMELQKKVEESIEKNLMAFKAVEPMLDRAFVVMMNPKNGQLLSISGKKLVNKDGNIQVEDYALGTMTSSYELGSTVKGATLLTGYQTGAIKPFTHFYDAPMTFKGTTKAKKSWKDFGDIDDVRALQVSSNVYMFNTALKIAGIDYVPNSPLNVKQEVFNKMRYHFGQFGLGIPTGIDLPNETAGQRGRKDNTPGFLLDYSIGQYDTYTPLQLAQYISTIANGGYRMKPQIVQEIREQPNKAEDIGKVVQSMEPVILNRVDMDISYINQVKEGFKKVFQEGDGTGVAHFQNLPYKPAGKTGTAETVYGGDSNIGKDENGDRKKCYNLTLAGYAPYDSDPEVAFSVVVPWVNDDKSGINSKIGREILDAYFDLKVKRVGGNPVPMEQPNKQQ
- the pcp gene encoding pyroglutamyl-peptidase I; the protein is MKTVLLTGFEPFGGEEINPAWEVVKQLDGQSFGDYKIVSKQVPTVFHKSLQALKSYMEEIEPELVICIGQAGGRPDITVERVAINVDDARITDNEGNQPVDVSIVEGGPVAYWSTLPIKATVKKLREEGIPASVSQTAGTFVCNHLFYGLMDILAKSENGARGGFIHIPFLPEQASKHPGQPSMSLSTITTGIELLVRIALEVEMDIIECGGTTH
- a CDS encoding NAD-dependent protein deacylase; translated protein: MQQYEEVRSVIEKANKITVLTGAGASTESGIPDFRSANGLYADAKVEMYLSRGYYNRNPKEFWKHYKEIFQINTFHQYKPNRGHQFLASIEEQGKDIVVLTQNIDGLHQLGGSKHVIDLHGTLQTAHCPKCKTKYDLQYMIDHEVPRCETCNFILNPDVVLYGDTLPQYQNAIQRLYETDVLLVMGTSLKVQPVASFPQIAKREVGTTTILVNEELTSQEYYFDYIFQQKIGQFVDRF